Proteins encoded together in one Variovorax paradoxus EPS window:
- the serB gene encoding phosphoserine phosphatase SerB: MSATEEISPGLVLQRVKPPLALADFKLIAFDMDSTLINIECIDEIADAVGKKAEVAAITEATMRGEIKDFKESLRRRVALLQGVPVEALQQVYDERLKLNPGATELVAACKKAGLKVLLVSGGFTFFANRVKDRLGIDFARSNLLDEADGKLTGQVVTQSWGDICDGAEKRRTLLEVASLMGISPQETIAVGDGANDLPMMGEAGLSVAYHAKPKVREQAMVAINEGGLDRLLEILK; the protein is encoded by the coding sequence ATGAGCGCTACAGAAGAAATTTCTCCCGGTCTCGTCCTCCAGCGCGTGAAGCCGCCGCTGGCGCTGGCCGACTTCAAGCTGATCGCGTTCGACATGGATTCGACGCTGATCAACATCGAATGCATCGACGAGATCGCCGATGCCGTCGGCAAGAAGGCCGAGGTGGCTGCGATCACCGAGGCCACGATGCGCGGAGAGATCAAGGACTTCAAGGAAAGCCTGCGCCGCCGCGTGGCGCTGCTGCAGGGAGTGCCGGTCGAAGCGCTGCAGCAGGTGTACGACGAGCGGCTGAAGCTCAACCCGGGCGCAACCGAACTGGTTGCAGCCTGCAAGAAGGCCGGCCTCAAGGTGCTGCTCGTATCGGGCGGCTTCACCTTCTTCGCGAACCGCGTGAAGGACCGGCTGGGCATCGACTTCGCGCGCTCGAACCTGCTCGATGAAGCCGACGGCAAGCTCACCGGCCAGGTCGTGACGCAAAGCTGGGGCGACATCTGCGACGGCGCCGAGAAGCGCCGCACGCTGCTCGAAGTGGCTTCGCTCATGGGCATTTCGCCGCAGGAAACCATTGCCGTGGGCGACGGCGCTAACGACCTGCCGATGATGGGCGAGGCCGGGCTCTCCGTGGCCTATCACGCGAAGCCGAAGGTGCGCGAGCAGGCCATGGTCGCCATCAACGAAGGCGG